From Leptospira kirschneri serovar Cynopteri str. 3522 CT:
GACGTGCGATAGGAATTTTTTTACCTGTTCCTTCACAAACGCCATAAGTCCCCTCTTCGATTTTCTCCAATGCTGCATCAATCTCTCGGATGGTTTCTATTTCAGCTTCGGAAAGAACGGAACTCAAAGTTTCTTCGTTAATTTCGGATGCAATATCCGCAATATCACCCATTTCTTTAAGGCCAGACGGTTTACTATTATCTTCCCAATGGGCATACTTTTCCAAGAGAGCATTTTTTTTCTCATGAAGAAGTTCAGAGATTTCTTGGAGAACTTTTTTATCGTATGCCGGAGCCGATTTTTTTGCAGTCATCCTATTACCTGGAAATTTTAGACCTTAGTTTCCTTGTATTCGGTGTGTTTTCTACAAAATTTGCAGAATTTTTTTGTAACTAATTTTTCAGTTTTAGCCTTTTTGTTCTTGGTGAGAAGGTAGGTACTTTTCCCCTTGGAACATCCAGGCTCCTGACAA
This genomic window contains:
- a CDS encoding TraR/DksA family transcriptional regulator; translation: MTAKKSAPAYDKKVLQEISELLHEKKNALLEKYAHWEDNSKPSGLKEMGDIADIASEINEETLSSVLSEAEIETIREIDAALEKIEEGTYGVCEGTGKKIPIARLKAIPWTRYTVEYAETLSKSKGFSRKNAGSRLTGAYKIPSDMDSMDD
- the rpmG gene encoding 50S ribosomal protein L33; amino-acid sequence: MREIIKLVCQEPGCSKGKSTYLLTKNKKAKTEKLVTKKFCKFCRKHTEYKETKV